The following proteins are encoded in a genomic region of Triticum dicoccoides isolate Atlit2015 ecotype Zavitan chromosome 1B, WEW_v2.0, whole genome shotgun sequence:
- the LOC119350273 gene encoding scavenger receptor class F member 2-like: MFLRSQRTEKKKNLPYLIRLPPRRALSLATTPPATPRPTAHPAPARLPVPPPSGSGAPAGPASFQLRRACRSRLLPAHRRPSLLRARGRRREAAAAPTSSWPAGDPASSCRGRRLLQARRAPASFRREAAASSRHAGAPASFRLKGTSATRLNFTLHPRRRAAPAPPPLAARSVSPSSPARRPVRRWTWLLDGVKPASEHRQLHCTLQKKEQPQVHNQKNEEFKKNKGTTMLMAIEKGF, translated from the exons ATGTTTCTGAGATCGCAGCGAaccgaaaagaaaaaaaatctcccGTACCTTATCCGGCTCCCTCCCCGTCGCGCACTTTCCCTCGCAACCACCCCACCAGCAACCCCCCGACCAACGGCCCACCCGGCTCCGGCGCGCCTACCGGTCCCGCCTCCTTCCGGCTCCGGTGCGCCTGCCGGTCCCGCCTCCTTCCAGCTCCGGCGCGCCTGCCGGTCCCGCCTCCTTCCGGCTCACCGCCGCCCCAGCCTCCTACGGGCGCGGGGCCGTCGGCGcgaggccgccgccgcccccacctccTCCTGGCCCGCCGGCGACCCTGCCTCTTCCTGCcgtggccgccgcctcctccaggcACGCCGCGCCCCTGCCTCCTTCCGACGcgaggccgccgcctcctccaggcACGCCGGGGCCCCTGCCTCCTTCCGGCTCAAGGGCACTTCCGCCACGAG GTTGAATTTCACCCTGCATCCCCGACGTAGAGCTGCTCCGGCTCCTCCCCCGCTTGCTGCCAGGTCTGTCTCTCCTTCCTCCCCTGCTCGCCGTCCTGTGCGGCGGTGGACGTGGCTACTTGATGGAGTGAAGCCGGCctccgagcaccggcagttgcactGCACCCTGCAAAAAAAAGAACAGCCGCAAGTTCATAATCAGAAAAATGAGGAGTTCAAGAAGAACAAAG GGACAACCATGTTGATGGCGATTGAAAAAGGATTCTGA